The DNA sequence GGGCCCTGAACGGAGTAGATATGGAGTTGTATCGGGGTGAAACCCTGGGTTTGGTGGGAGAAAGTGGTTGCGGTAAGAGTATGACCGCCAGAGCGATCATGCAAATGGTTCCCTTCCCTGGCAAGATTGTCAAGGGTGAGGTGCATCTGTATCGCCGGGAGGAATCAGGAGTCAGGGATATTAATATCACTGCTTTGCATCCCGACAGTCCCGAAATTCTCGACATTCGGGGCCCAGATATCGCGATGATTTTCCAAGAACCGATGACATCTTTGAGTCCCATTCATACCATCGGCGATCAGATCGGAGAAGCGGTTCGGTTGCACCAAGATGTAACCAAGGAAGAAGCTAGGGAACGGGCCATTGAGATGTTATACTTGGTGGGCATTCCCGATGCGAAGACCAGGGTAGATTCATATCCCTTTGAAATGAGTGGGGGTATGCGGCAAAGGGCAATGATTGCTATGGCTCTGTCCTGCAACCCTAGTATATTGATCGCCGACGAGCCGACCACGGCATTGGACGTGACTATTCAGGCGCAGATTCTGGAACTAATTCAGCGGTTACAGCAACAGTTGAATATGACGGTGTTGATGATTACCCATAACCTGGGCGTGGTGGCTGCCATGTCCCATCGAGTAGCGGTGATGTATCTGGGCAAGATTGTGGAGCTGGCTTCGACTGATGATATCTTCCACAATCCAAAGCATCCATATACCCAGGCCTTGCTCAAGTCGGTTCCGAGAGTGGGCGAGAAGACCGGTGAACGTCTCTATGCCATTAAGGGTAGCATTCCCGATCCCTTTGTGCAGGTGCCGGGATGTTCCTTCCATCCTCGCTGCCCACAGTTTGTGAAGGGTGTTTGCGATCGACAGGTTCCCCGCCCGGTTCAAGTGTCGGAGGGGCATCAGGTCAGCTGCCTGTTGTATTCCACCGGTACTGATTCTACTGCGGAAGGAGTGGCTGGCCGATGAAAGGGACCCGCGAATATCTGCTTGAAGTAAAGGACTTGAAAAAATACTTTCCTATTCGCAGAGGAGTTTTCCGCAAACACGTCGGCGATGTGAAGGCCGTTGATGGCGTGACCTTTGAAGTCCGCCATGGTGAGACTCTAGGCTTGGTGGGCGAAAGTGGTTGTGGAAAAACCACCACCGGGCGGACGATCCTACGGGCTATCGAGCCGACGGGTGGGGAAATTCTCTACCATACTGCCGACGGCTCAGTAGTGGACATCGTGGAATTGGACCGGGTTGAACTGCGAGAGATGCGAAAGCACATGCAGATGATCTTCCAAGATCCCTACTCCTCGCTAAATCCCCGGATGACAGTAAAGGAGATTATCTCCGAACCCTTGGTGTGCTACAACATCGGCAGTGCTCAAGAGCGGGAAGACCGGGTAGCAGAGCTGCTGAAGGTGGTTGGTCTCGATCCCCGTTATATGGTTCGCTATCCCCACGCCTTTAGTGGAGGGCAGCGGCAGCGGATTGGGATTGCCAGGGCCCTGGCTTTAAATCCGGAATTGGTGATTGCCGACGAGTCGGTTTCGGCTCTAGACGTGTCGATTCAGGCCCAGGTGCTCAATCTGCTGCAAGACCTGCAGGAGCAGTTTAATCTGACCTACATCTTCATTGCCCATGACTTGGGCGTAGTTGAACATATCTGTGACCGAGTGGCAGTGATGTACGTTGGCAAGATTGTGGAAGTGGCTGAAACTGAAACGCTATTCCACAGTCCAAAGCATCCCTACTGTGAAGCCTTGTTGTCGGCGGTTCCCCGTCCCGATCCCAGATACAAGCTGGAGCGGATGATTCTTGAAGGCGAGGTGGCTGACCCCTCCAATCGCCCGACGGGATGTGCTTTCCATCCTCGCTGCAAGTATGCGCAAGCGAAGTGTCGAGAAGAGGAGCCGCCGTTGATTAATGTCGCGGATCCCGGTGAATTGCCTCATACCGTAGCTTGTCACTTTGCTAGGGAACTAGAGCTGCAGGGTGTCGGTCGGGAGCTGGAGCGGGGTGCATAGTGCAAATGGTGGTGGGAGTGCAAGTTGAAAGGTACTCCCACCATACCTGAGATAAGTTTGGGAGTTTAGTAACAACAAGGAGGTGATGGGGAGAAGCAAGCGGCTCATCCTCAACTGCAATTGTCAGA is a window from the Bacillota bacterium genome containing:
- a CDS encoding ABC transporter ATP-binding protein, with protein sequence MQQEKLLSVHDLHVHFTTREGTVRALNGVDMELYRGETLGLVGESGCGKSMTARAIMQMVPFPGKIVKGEVHLYRREESGVRDINITALHPDSPEILDIRGPDIAMIFQEPMTSLSPIHTIGDQIGEAVRLHQDVTKEEARERAIEMLYLVGIPDAKTRVDSYPFEMSGGMRQRAMIAMALSCNPSILIADEPTTALDVTIQAQILELIQRLQQQLNMTVLMITHNLGVVAAMSHRVAVMYLGKIVELASTDDIFHNPKHPYTQALLKSVPRVGEKTGERLYAIKGSIPDPFVQVPGCSFHPRCPQFVKGVCDRQVPRPVQVSEGHQVSCLLYSTGTDSTAEGVAGR
- a CDS encoding ATP-binding cassette domain-containing protein — protein: MKGTREYLLEVKDLKKYFPIRRGVFRKHVGDVKAVDGVTFEVRHGETLGLVGESGCGKTTTGRTILRAIEPTGGEILYHTADGSVVDIVELDRVELREMRKHMQMIFQDPYSSLNPRMTVKEIISEPLVCYNIGSAQEREDRVAELLKVVGLDPRYMVRYPHAFSGGQRQRIGIARALALNPELVIADESVSALDVSIQAQVLNLLQDLQEQFNLTYIFIAHDLGVVEHICDRVAVMYVGKIVEVAETETLFHSPKHPYCEALLSAVPRPDPRYKLERMILEGEVADPSNRPTGCAFHPRCKYAQAKCREEEPPLINVADPGELPHTVACHFARELELQGVGRELERGA